The proteins below are encoded in one region of Deltaproteobacteria bacterium:
- a CDS encoding lysophospholipid acyltransferase family protein, whose amino-acid sequence RFDGLWWRKFAYLGSVYGPEWWKRYSPPWIAAIIFLCVGRNRRGALANVRRVLGRRGWIRDHLAALDVFITFAHCVNETLEYFGPRPQPVRVDEPTDDPIKAAIKRGHGAVLVTCHFGNWDIGARTLVRFGCPFNLVMAREANETTAEYVKKAREAAGVRVLLSDTSVYGSFNMLRALKRNEVVAMQLDRPLGGDGARLVDFFGAPAWFQAGPIRLARLAGAPIFPVFSVRVGPRHYRIVLGTEHHVGRHATVEEMDRILARIVAEFEQLVRQHPEQWFQFAPYWPGDASLADAKRALPSAPTAEPTRARAG is encoded by the coding sequence TCCGCTTCGACGGCCTGTGGTGGAGGAAGTTCGCCTACCTCGGGAGCGTCTACGGCCCCGAGTGGTGGAAGCGGTACTCGCCGCCGTGGATCGCCGCGATCATCTTCCTCTGCGTCGGCCGCAACCGCCGCGGCGCGCTCGCCAACGTGCGGCGCGTGCTCGGCCGGCGCGGCTGGATCCGCGACCACCTCGCGGCGCTCGACGTGTTCATCACGTTCGCCCACTGCGTGAACGAGACGCTCGAGTACTTCGGCCCGCGCCCGCAGCCGGTGCGCGTCGACGAGCCGACCGACGACCCGATCAAGGCCGCGATCAAGCGCGGGCACGGTGCGGTGCTCGTCACCTGCCACTTCGGCAACTGGGATATCGGCGCGCGCACGCTCGTTCGCTTCGGGTGCCCCTTCAACCTCGTGATGGCGCGCGAGGCGAACGAGACCACCGCCGAGTACGTGAAGAAGGCGCGCGAGGCCGCGGGGGTGCGCGTGCTGCTCTCCGACACGTCGGTGTACGGGTCGTTCAACATGCTGCGCGCCCTCAAGCGCAACGAGGTGGTCGCGATGCAGCTCGACCGTCCGCTCGGCGGCGACGGCGCCCGCCTCGTCGATTTCTTCGGCGCGCCGGCCTGGTTCCAGGCGGGGCCGATCCGGCTCGCGCGGCTCGCCGGCGCTCCCATCTTCCCGGTGTTCTCCGTGCGGGTCGGACCGCGGCACTACCGGATCGTGCTCGGCACCGAGCACCACGTCGGCCGCCACGCGACGGTCGAGGAGATGGACCGCATCCTCGCGAGGATCGTCGCCGAGTTCGAGCAGCTCGTCCGCCAACATCCCGAGCAGTGGTTCCAGTTCGCGCCGTACTGGCCGGGAGACGCGTCGCTCGCGGACGCGAAGCGCGCGCTGCCGAGCGCGCCGACGGCCGAGCCGACGCGGGCTCGGGCCGGCTGA